TTAATTCTTGAAGTTTATTGTTCTTCATAATTTATCTCTACTTCGTTATTTTTTATTCTCAAAGAATGAAACAGTTTTCTTTTTACCTTCAAGTTTTTTATTTTAGGAAGGCAGCCCCAACAAAAATAAGCTCCTCTTCCACCCTCTTTTTGAAGCTTATCTAAAACTATTTTATTTTCTTTTATACAAAATCTCAATAAGTCTTTTTTAGGCATTTTTCTCTT
The window above is part of the Thermodesulfobacterium geofontis OPF15 genome. Proteins encoded here:
- a CDS encoding YlxR family protein gives rise to the protein MPKKGHVPERTCIVCKRKMPKKDLLRFCIKENKIVLDKLQKEGGRGAYFCWGCLPKIKNLKVKRKLFHSLRIKNNEVEINYEEQ